From Candidatus Amoebophilus asiaticus 5a2, the proteins below share one genomic window:
- a CDS encoding Arm DNA-binding domain-containing protein, with the protein MKAKKYFSTGLSCPSELWDFNKHTPKRNHPDRKLLEAILAQKKATYHTKLLELESEQKSLSLQQLVQAIEEPKQVSQELFPFLSEVCQNLIQSGKIGRARLYKRL; encoded by the coding sequence TTGAAAGCTAAAAAGTACTTCTCCACTGGACTTTCTTGTCCCTCAGAGTTATGGGATTTTAATAAGCATACCCCTAAAAGGAACCATCCAGACAGGAAATTGCTCGAAGCCATTCTTGCGCAGAAAAAAGCTACTTATCATACAAAACTCCTAGAACTTGAAAGCGAACAAAAATCTCTTTCCCTCCAACAGCTGGTGCAAGCCATTGAGGAACCTAAGCAAGTTTCGCAAGAGCTGTTTCCATTCCTATCGGAAGTTTGCCAGAACTTAATCCAAAGTGGTAAAATAGGAAGAGCTCGGCTGTACAAGCGACTTTAA
- a CDS encoding replication-associated recombination protein A, whose translation MTTLFSQNSYEPLASRLRPQSLNEIVGQEHLTEGKGPLGVMRKSGQLSSLILWGPPGCGKTTLARLLAKTSDLEFEPISAIESGVADLKKVFERAQERKKMGRGTLLFVDEIHRFNRTQQDSFLPHVENGTVILIGATTENPSFELNSALLSRTQVLVLRRLESSHLEILYQRAQSYLEKELPLDVAGRALLYAMADGDGRALYNMIEVLSQLPSRPILSVEDLTQVLSRRAPLYDKNKEGHYNLISALHKSLRGSDPDAALYWFARMLEGGEDPLYIARRLIRFASEDVGLSDPQALIQTIAATEAYERLGSPEGELSIAQAVLYLATAPKSNAVYKAYNRARKSAKETGSFMPPKIILNAPTKLMRGEGYGEGYIYDHDTKESFSGQNYFPDEMKRQEFYSPPQRGFEREIKKRLDYWARLRSSLSTKI comes from the coding sequence GAGCATCTCACTGAAGGTAAAGGCCCTTTAGGTGTAATGCGCAAAAGTGGACAGCTTTCTTCATTGATTCTATGGGGACCTCCTGGATGTGGAAAGACAACTTTAGCACGACTTTTAGCCAAGACCTCAGACCTTGAGTTTGAGCCAATTTCTGCAATTGAATCGGGTGTTGCGGATCTCAAGAAAGTTTTTGAACGTGCACAAGAGCGAAAAAAAATGGGAAGGGGGACGCTTCTTTTTGTGGATGAAATTCACAGATTTAATCGAACTCAACAGGATAGCTTTTTGCCTCATGTTGAAAACGGAACTGTGATTCTCATTGGGGCGACAACCGAAAACCCATCTTTTGAGTTGAATAGTGCGCTTTTGTCCCGCACGCAAGTTTTAGTCTTAAGGCGACTTGAAAGCTCCCACCTTGAGATTTTATATCAGCGAGCCCAATCATACTTGGAGAAAGAATTGCCGTTAGATGTGGCAGGTCGTGCGCTTCTTTATGCCATGGCTGATGGAGATGGGCGAGCGCTTTATAATATGATCGAGGTTCTCTCTCAGTTGCCGTCCAGGCCCATTTTGTCCGTAGAAGATCTTACACAAGTCCTTTCCCGTAGAGCACCTCTTTATGACAAGAATAAAGAAGGTCATTATAATCTGATTAGTGCGCTCCATAAGTCTTTGCGTGGGTCAGATCCAGATGCAGCACTGTATTGGTTTGCCCGCATGCTTGAAGGAGGCGAAGATCCTCTTTACATTGCGCGGAGACTTATTCGTTTTGCTTCTGAGGATGTGGGGCTGTCAGACCCACAGGCCTTGATACAAACTATTGCTGCAACGGAAGCGTATGAGCGGCTGGGAAGCCCTGAAGGTGAATTGTCCATTGCACAAGCAGTTTTATATTTGGCAACGGCTCCAAAGTCAAATGCTGTCTACAAAGCTTATAATCGTGCAAGAAAATCTGCAAAAGAAACGGGGTCCTTCATGCCACCTAAGATTATCTTAAATGCCCCTACCAAACTGATGCGAGGGGAAGGATATGGTGAAGGGTATATTTATGACCATGATACGAAAGAATCTTTTTCAGGCCAAAACTATTTCCCTGATGAAATGAAGCGACAAGAATTCTATTCACCTCCTCAGAGGGGATTTGAACGTGAAATTAAGAAGCGTTTGGACTATTGGGCGCGGTTGAGGTCTTCTCTTTCAACCAAAATATAA
- a CDS encoding ankyrin repeat domain-containing protein: MRRSHKLSNQLIACVLLLSLFLQSCNNFSTPILSQTKDKKDEIRRDNDKLEAAVEGLFEDAENTAVEGKSQVKIKHVQQAVYSNTKYWIGHLESQKYTLSMPLLYCGFACSKALKRGSLASLYSSPYVRPNMVLGTARANKQAHLFKYNSSASLISKTYISKHPLTSISLLGQGRLKRKETIGQLRKYKTLTDSDRIKNLKFPSYLRENAYLSLLTGASLIGVGAMLLQVKKEVSNPTEDKKTKTLTTNQAIPHTYEQALQALQLNDPHAKVIDLSQENLTKEHLEELKKAIDKNFVVGYIYWGTIPADCQKLKHQIEDKLVENICNYAYYPNDYVHGLLAMHVYDNPYQGEIVDLNDLAKQLGRQLPTSINTAWKVIQVYKNSNNPKYYSALYVNEATHQAVLAFQGTNYLVKDLIAEDMQDVLGNAVTKQQELAYQATKEAVEYTRQRGFNLSITGHSLGGYLAELGVFFSYYEFNCRQVKGIVFDSPGTGNRSKIKYRATEFDIKNLPILAYLSAPNLINTFNQHVGETYRVYPSLDWQLSEIKEFETIEKQSATRKNIKALNKAFLSDTGHSLRNMLSLFDPATGKPKEYVRVQDWPTLNTNFVSYLNEQVELGRMIGGLVGGMLGIRIVNRYKDNPKLRAAIGNLYGYRNSIYPTMGAILGSGIGAVIGSRIWFSHASITGSNLGQGQYWDTLENLPGKGHKKGMLTPENKFKFIYTGHYQESATSPLYHILNNKEYKSNDWYLYKIFKHKDRLAQLSTDNITLEILKRLIREYQIVNINGQFYLKLTTSQACVESVRDKIERAVAVLPPNSIENLFSVSNLHELIKNIEMATSISIPSHDASICKIYSYINPAKANSYIPRLSKQEELRKKLEQGGVCVLYGRSGIGKSTLAAEYAYAQRYHPNQIVEWMQADNLEKLLTNFQHLAQELGIIYARPTALELEKNINTYLAKLSSEVYNTLAERKQTVLLILDDATDSALIDACLLHKPDAIQVIITTRNKSGFSEYNKLKLDAFTFDEGKSYIQQRLQRYKPSERDIEALIKEVGLIPQELTLAIGYINAISSMSIEKYIGKLREIGQQNKKEEGSSILSEIGLGLEKLDASSQLILQYSAHLDSDFIPLSLISTLIKVTNKEDLSKILDKLEKLSLITIINTPNKQGIHIYPEVQKACKEYQGWLDEAKLSEQDLLSVINETLYKGNYTEVANRLSNLGSVYYNSRKFKEALQYYQQSLLTLRSIYTSNHPDIAKSLDNLGTVYKALDRYGEALEYYRQALTMKQDIYAAKHLEIATSLNNMGSLYKNLEQYQEALQYYQKALEIFETLYPGNHPQVAILLNNIGKLYDSLGEYTKALAYYEQANVLSTNIHSLFGQVLTAEEGHSVTFRKEGVQLVADVEMNAPLRFGKDYEGLDVYVEQGTNLSGLLELNERVQKRRIHLQLAQKEHPAKVIIYKGAGLMGGMEGDGEEEPRFEEWINDQHNEIVGETDKNRALLEATKNGYTNKICELLNAGADISFRDQWGWSPLHYSVFKGYLEVTKLLLEQGADINARDQRGVTPFYLATSNCSIEMINLLCELRGEEPKLNEKDINGKTALHYAAIEGYTNIVQLLIKHGYNINSKDENGKTPLYWSIKYNHNDIACLLINNLKELELKSELEIEDEDGCTLLYRAIKLINKDVFELLRDKGANINTRDKEGLTPLHWIAGRGNLEMLTLLLNASGIDINAKDKYGYTPLHRALSRNLIDVVILLIKSGANINTRDKEGLTPLHCAVHKGYIEIVKLLLKHGAAVYDSFRDGYTPLHLASQGGHTDIVGLLLNKIGIDVDPKDQYGQTPLHMAAEQRHADIVKLLLSLGAYIDIQDNDGYTPLHLACENGYLEVVRYLVEEGAYIDIQDNDGYTPLHWACKNGYLEVVKYLLEKGAGIHAKNKNEETPFHWACNKGHLEVVEYLLEKGADIHAKNKNEETPFHWAFENDYVEVVKYLLEKGADIHAKNKNEETSLHWACKNGHLEVVKYLIKKGADIHAKNKNEETSLHWACKNGHLEVVKYLIKKGADIHAKNKNEETSLHWACKNGHLEVVKYLIKKGADIHAKNKNEETSLHWACKNGHLEVVKYLIKKGADIHAKNKNEETSLHWACKNGHLEVVKYLIKKGTDKEAEDNNDHTPLYIAVYNGHIELVQYLLDQGANTEAKIIDRHADAQFKLGVMYHNGEGVAKDDNQAIKWFQKAAEQGNADAQFNLGVMYEKVEGNYKKAIKWFQKAAEQGHADAQFKLGVMYHNGEGVAKDDNQAVFWYRKAAGQRNVKAQFKLGVMYYHGQGVGQDYKKAIKWYQIAAEQGNADAQFNLGVMYEKVEGNYKKAIEWYRIAAEQGNADAQFNLGVIYEKVEGNYKKAIEWFQKAAEQGNLKAQDNLNRLIK, from the coding sequence ATGCGCCGCAGCCACAAATTAAGCAATCAGCTGATAGCTTGTGTTTTATTGTTAAGCTTATTCTTACAAAGTTGCAATAATTTTTCTACACCTATTCTTTCTCAAACAAAAGATAAAAAGGATGAGATAAGAAGAGACAATGATAAGTTAGAAGCGGCCGTGGAGGGTTTATTTGAGGATGCTGAAAATACAGCTGTTGAAGGCAAATCGCAAGTAAAAATAAAGCATGTACAACAAGCAGTATATTCAAATACAAAATATTGGATAGGTCACTTAGAATCACAAAAGTATACATTGAGTATGCCTTTACTATATTGTGGGTTTGCTTGCAGTAAAGCTCTTAAAAGAGGATCACTAGCTTCATTGTATTCTTCGCCCTACGTAAGACCTAATATGGTGCTGGGAACTGCTAGAGCCAATAAACAAGCTCATCTCTTTAAATACAACAGCAGTGCTTCCCTGATATCTAAAACTTATATAAGCAAACATCCTTTAACTTCAATAAGTTTATTGGGCCAAGGAAGACTAAAGAGAAAAGAAACTATTGGTCAGCTAAGGAAATATAAAACTTTAACTGACTCCGATAGAATAAAAAACCTTAAATTTCCATCTTATTTACGAGAAAATGCATATTTAAGCTTATTAACAGGTGCTAGTTTAATAGGTGTTGGTGCTATGCTACTCCAGGTGAAAAAGGAAGTCAGTAATCCAACTGAAGATAAAAAAACGAAAACACTCACAACCAATCAAGCTATACCTCACACATACGAGCAAGCATTACAGGCTTTACAACTTAATGATCCGCATGCGAAAGTTATCGATTTAAGTCAAGAAAATTTAACTAAGGAGCATCTTGAAGAGCTAAAAAAAGCGATTGACAAAAATTTTGTTGTGGGGTATATATATTGGGGGACAATTCCAGCAGACTGTCAGAAACTGAAACACCAGATTGAAGATAAATTAGTGGAAAATATATGTAACTATGCTTATTATCCAAATGATTATGTACATGGCTTATTGGCTATGCATGTATATGATAACCCTTACCAAGGAGAAATAGTAGATTTAAATGACTTGGCTAAACAGTTAGGCCGCCAGCTACCAACAAGTATAAACACGGCTTGGAAAGTAATCCAAGTGTATAAGAATAGCAATAATCCAAAGTATTATAGTGCTTTATATGTAAATGAGGCTACCCATCAAGCTGTACTAGCTTTTCAGGGAACCAATTACTTAGTCAAAGACCTTATTGCCGAAGATATGCAAGACGTATTAGGCAATGCTGTTACCAAGCAGCAAGAATTAGCGTATCAAGCAACAAAAGAAGCTGTTGAATATACTAGGCAGCGAGGCTTTAATTTATCTATAACAGGCCATTCATTAGGAGGTTATTTGGCAGAGCTAGGCGTATTTTTTAGTTATTATGAGTTTAATTGTCGACAGGTAAAAGGCATTGTATTTGATAGCCCTGGCACAGGTAATAGATCCAAAATAAAGTATCGAGCTACTGAGTTTGATATAAAGAATTTGCCAATTCTTGCTTACCTTTCTGCACCTAATCTAATAAATACCTTTAATCAACATGTGGGAGAAACATATAGAGTGTACCCTAGTTTAGATTGGCAACTTAGTGAGATAAAGGAGTTTGAAACAATAGAGAAACAATCAGCAACAAGAAAGAATATAAAGGCTCTTAATAAAGCGTTCTTGTCTGATACAGGTCATAGCTTGCGTAATATGTTGAGTTTATTTGACCCTGCTACAGGAAAGCCAAAAGAATATGTCCGCGTTCAAGATTGGCCTACACTTAATACAAACTTTGTCTCTTATCTAAATGAACAAGTTGAATTAGGACGTATGATAGGAGGTTTAGTAGGTGGCATGTTAGGTATTAGAATAGTCAATAGATATAAGGATAACCCTAAACTACGTGCGGCTATAGGAAATCTATATGGATATAGGAATAGTATATATCCTACTATGGGAGCTATATTAGGTAGTGGAATAGGGGCTGTAATAGGTTCGCGTATATGGTTTAGTCATGCAAGTATAACTGGTAGTAATTTAGGCCAAGGACAATATTGGGATACATTAGAGAATTTACCAGGTAAAGGCCATAAAAAAGGCATGCTAACACCAGAAAATAAATTTAAATTCATATATACAGGACATTATCAAGAAAGCGCTACAAGTCCTTTATACCACATTTTAAATAATAAAGAGTACAAAAGTAATGATTGGTATCTTTACAAAATATTTAAGCATAAAGATAGGCTAGCTCAACTATCAACTGACAATATAACATTAGAAATTTTAAAGAGGCTTATAAGAGAATATCAGATAGTAAATATAAATGGGCAGTTCTATCTCAAATTAACAACAAGCCAAGCATGTGTAGAAAGCGTACGGGATAAAATAGAAAGGGCAGTAGCTGTATTACCACCCAATAGCATAGAAAACTTATTTAGTGTAAGTAACCTTCATGAATTAATTAAAAATATAGAAATGGCTACTTCTATATCTATACCTTCCCACGATGCTTCTATTTGCAAGATATACAGTTATATAAATCCAGCCAAAGCAAATAGTTACATACCTAGATTAAGCAAGCAAGAAGAGTTACGTAAAAAATTAGAACAAGGAGGCGTATGTGTATTGTATGGACGTAGTGGAATAGGAAAAAGTACGCTAGCAGCTGAGTATGCATATGCTCAAAGGTACCATCCTAACCAAATTGTGGAATGGATGCAAGCAGATAATTTAGAGAAGTTATTAACTAACTTTCAACACTTAGCTCAAGAATTAGGTATCATCTATGCGCGCCCCACTGCTTTAGAATTAGAGAAAAACATAAATACATATCTTGCGAAATTATCTAGTGAGGTTTACAATACTTTAGCAGAACGCAAACAGACTGTTTTACTAATTTTAGATGATGCAACAGATTCAGCATTAATAGATGCATGTTTATTGCATAAGCCTGATGCTATACAAGTTATTATTACTACCCGGAATAAAAGTGGGTTTAGTGAATATAACAAGCTTAAACTAGATGCTTTTACTTTTGATGAAGGCAAATCATATATCCAACAAAGATTGCAGAGGTACAAGCCTAGTGAACGAGATATAGAAGCGCTGATAAAGGAAGTTGGACTTATCCCCCAGGAGCTAACTTTAGCTATAGGATATATTAATGCAATAAGTTCTATGAGTATAGAAAAATATATTGGCAAATTACGAGAAATTGGACAACAAAATAAAAAAGAAGAAGGTAGTTCAATATTATCTGAGATAGGCTTAGGATTGGAAAAGTTAGATGCAAGTTCACAGTTAATACTGCAATATAGTGCCCATCTAGATTCAGATTTTATTCCTTTATCCTTAATAAGTACCTTAATAAAAGTAACTAATAAAGAAGATTTGTCTAAAATATTAGACAAATTAGAAAAATTATCTTTAATAACGATCATAAATACCCCCAACAAACAAGGTATTCATATATATCCTGAAGTACAGAAGGCTTGTAAAGAGTACCAAGGGTGGCTAGATGAAGCTAAGTTATCAGAACAAGATTTATTAAGTGTAATAAACGAAACCTTATATAAAGGCAATTATACTGAGGTTGCTAATAGATTAAGTAACTTGGGATCCGTTTACTATAACTCTAGGAAATTTAAAGAAGCGTTACAGTATTATCAGCAAAGCCTTTTGACACTACGAAGTATCTATACAAGTAATCATCCTGATATAGCTAAATCATTAGATAATTTAGGGACTGTTTATAAAGCTTTGGACAGATATGGAGAAGCACTAGAATATTATCGGCAAGCTCTCACAATGAAACAGGATATTTATGCAGCCAAGCATCTGGAGATAGCTACTTCACTAAATAATATGGGTAGCCTCTATAAAAATTTAGAACAATATCAAGAAGCCTTACAATATTATCAAAAGGCCCTTGAAATATTTGAGACTTTATATCCTGGCAATCATCCGCAGGTAGCTATTTTATTAAATAACATAGGCAAACTTTATGATAGTTTAGGGGAGTATACAAAAGCCTTGGCCTACTATGAGCAAGCAAATGTCCTTTCAACCAATATCCATTCTTTATTTGGTCAAGTATTGACAGCAGAAGAAGGACATTCCGTTACTTTTCGAAAAGAAGGAGTCCAGTTAGTAGCAGATGTAGAAATGAATGCTCCACTAAGGTTTGGTAAAGACTATGAAGGATTAGATGTATATGTTGAACAAGGGACAAACTTATCGGGGCTACTGGAATTGAATGAAAGAGTGCAAAAGCGTCGTATCCATCTTCAATTAGCTCAAAAAGAGCACCCAGCAAAAGTAATTATTTATAAGGGAGCAGGATTGATGGGAGGGATGGAAGGAGATGGTGAAGAAGAACCTCGCTTTGAAGAATGGATAAACGATCAACACAACGAGATTGTGGGAGAAACAGATAAAAATAGAGCCTTGCTTGAGGCTACTAAAAACGGATATACAAATAAAATTTGTGAATTACTAAATGCAGGAGCAGATATATCTTTTAGAGATCAATGGGGTTGGTCTCCTTTACATTATTCTGTTTTCAAAGGCTATCTAGAGGTAACTAAGCTGTTGTTAGAACAAGGAGCTGATATAAATGCTAGAGATCAGCGAGGCGTAACTCCTTTCTACCTAGCTACTAGTAATTGCTCTATAGAAATGATTAATTTATTATGTGAATTAAGAGGAGAAGAACCGAAGCTTAATGAAAAAGATATTAATGGAAAAACTGCTTTGCATTATGCTGCTATTGAAGGATATACAAACATAGTTCAATTATTAATAAAACACGGGTATAATATAAATTCAAAGGATGAAAATGGGAAAACACCTTTATACTGGTCTATTAAATATAACCATAATGATATTGCTTGCTTATTGATAAATAATTTAAAAGAACTAGAGTTGAAATCTGAGCTTGAGATTGAAGATGAAGATGGATGTACGCTCTTATATAGAGCTATTAAGTTAATTAATAAGGACGTATTTGAACTATTAAGAGATAAAGGAGCCAATATAAATACAAGAGATAAAGAGGGTTTAACACCCTTGCATTGGATTGCTGGGAGAGGAAATTTAGAAATGCTAACGTTGTTACTAAATGCAAGTGGGATAGATATAAATGCTAAAGATAAATATGGTTATACTCCCTTACATAGAGCTCTATCAAGAAATCTTATAGATGTAGTTATACTCTTAATAAAGTCAGGAGCCAATATAAATACAAGAGATAAAGAGGGTTTAACGCCCTTGCATTGTGCTGTTCATAAAGGATATATAGAAATAGTAAAACTATTGCTAAAACATGGAGCAGCAGTATATGATAGCTTTAGAGATGGTTATACACCTCTTCACCTAGCATCTCAAGGAGGTCATACAGATATAGTTGGCTTATTACTAAATAAAATAGGAATTGACGTAGACCCTAAAGACCAATATGGCCAAACGCCCTTGCATATGGCAGCTGAGCAGAGGCATGCGGATATAGTTAAGTTGTTACTGAGTTTAGGAGCCTATATAGATATTCAGGATAATGATGGTTACACTCCATTACATTTGGCATGCGAAAATGGCTATCTAGAAGTAGTTAGGTATTTAGTAGAAGAAGGAGCTTATATAGATATTCAGGATAATGATGGTTACACTCCATTACATTGGGCATGCAAAAATGGTTATCTAGAAGTAGTTAAGTATTTACTAGAGAAAGGAGCAGGCATACATGCTAAAAATAAAAATGAGGAGACTCCATTTCATTGGGCATGCAACAAGGGCCATCTAGAAGTAGTTGAGTATTTACTAGAGAAAGGAGCAGACATACATGCTAAAAATAAAAATGAGGAGACTCCATTTCATTGGGCATTCGAAAATGACTATGTAGAAGTAGTTAAGTATTTACTAGAGAAAGGAGCAGATATACATGCTAAAAATAAAAATGAGGAGACTTCATTACATTGGGCATGCAAAAATGGTCATCTAGAAGTAGTTAAGTATTTAATAAAAAAAGGAGCAGACATACATGCTAAAAATAAAAATGAGGAGACTTCATTACATTGGGCATGCAAAAATGGTCATCTAGAAGTAGTTAAGTATTTAATAAAAAAAGGAGCAGACATACATGCTAAAAATAAAAATGAGGAGACTTCATTACATTGGGCATGCAAAAATGGTCATCTAGAAGTAGTTAAGTATTTAATAAAAAAAGGAGCAGACATACATGCTAAAAATAAAAATGAGGAGACTTCATTACATTGGGCATGCAAAAATGGTCATCTAGAAGTAGTTAAGTATTTAATAAAAAAAGGAGCAGACATACATGCTAAAAATAAAAATGAGGAGACTTCATTACATTGGGCATGCAAAAATGGTCATCTAGAAGTAGTTAAGTATTTAATAAAAAAAGGAACTGATAAGGAAGCTGAAGATAATAATGATCATACCCCACTTTATATAGCTGTTTATAATGGACATATAGAATTAGTGCAGTACTTACTAGATCAAGGAGCTAATACAGAGGCTAAGATTATTGATAGGCATGCAGATGCACAATTTAAGCTAGGTGTGATGTATCATAATGGAGAAGGAGTAGCAAAAGATGATAATCAAGCAATAAAATGGTTTCAAAAAGCTGCTGAGCAAGGAAATGCAGATGCACAATTTAATTTAGGTGTGATGTATGAAAAGGTAGAAGGAAATTATAAAAAAGCAATAAAATGGTTTCAAAAAGCTGCTGAGCAAGGACATGCAGATGCACAATTTAAGCTAGGTGTGATGTATCATAATGGAGAAGGAGTAGCAAAAGATGATAATCAAGCAGTATTCTGGTATCGCAAAGCAGCTGGGCAAAGAAATGTAAAGGCACAATTTAAGCTAGGTGTGATGTATTATCATGGACAAGGAGTAGGCCAAGATTATAAAAAAGCAATAAAATGGTATCAAATAGCTGCTGAGCAAGGAAATGCAGATGCACAATTTAATTTAGGTGTGATGTATGAAAAGGTAGAAGGAAATTATAAAAAAGCAATAGAATGGTATCGAATAGCTGCTGAGCAAGGAAATGCAGATGCACAATTTAATTTAGGCGTGATATATGAAAAGGTAGAAGGAAATTATAAAAAAGCAATAGAATGGTTTCAAAAAGCTGCTGAGCAAGGAAATTTAAAGGCACAGGATAATTTAAACAGGTTAATAAAATAA
- a CDS encoding tyrosine-type recombinase/integrase: MSREDLQQIIALPLSADSKLQVARDYFLFSYYGQGMNFRDMATLKWKQIIKDRVVYTRLKTGKMMQSKLMSPALEILGRYKQHASGHADDFVFPILSKNEHVTPQQISNRINRVLRQVNASLKELAQAAKVPVHLTTYVARHTYATVLEAV, from the coding sequence ATGAGCCGGGAAGATCTGCAGCAGATTATAGCCTTGCCTTTATCGGCTGATAGTAAGCTACAAGTGGCCAGGGATTATTTTTTGTTTAGCTATTATGGTCAAGGCATGAATTTTAGGGATATGGCAACCCTTAAATGGAAGCAAATCATTAAAGATCGAGTGGTATACACGCGTCTAAAGACGGGCAAGATGATGCAGTCCAAACTGATGTCGCCTGCATTAGAGATTCTAGGCAGATATAAGCAGCATGCAAGTGGTCATGCAGATGATTTTGTTTTTCCAATCTTGAGTAAGAATGAGCATGTCACGCCTCAGCAAATTTCTAATCGTATCAACCGAGTACTCAGACAAGTGAACGCTTCACTCAAAGAATTAGCCCAGGCAGCTAAAGTACCTGTTCACTTGACAACCTATGTAGCGCGCCATACGTATGCGACCGTCTTAGAGGCTGTCTAA